The Methanocaldococcus jannaschii DSM 2661 genome has a segment encoding these proteins:
- a CDS encoding bifunctional N(6)-L-threonylcarbamoyladenine synthase/serine/threonine protein kinase — MICLGLEGTAEKTGVGIVTSDGEVLFNKTIMYKPPKQGINPREAADHHAETFPKLIKEAFEVVDKNEIDLIAFSQGPGLGPSLRVTATVARTLSLTLKKPIIGVNHCIAHIEIGKLTTEAEDPLTLYVSGGNTQVIAYVSKKYRVFGETLDIAVGNCLDQFARYVNLPHPGGPYIEELARKGKKLVDLPYTVKGMDIAFSGLLTAAMRAYDAGERLEDICYSLQEYAFSMLTEITERALAHTNKGEVMLVGGVAANNRLREMLKAMCEGQNVDFYVPPKEFCGDNGAMIAWLGLLMHKNGRWMSLDETKIIPNYRTDMVEVNWIKEIKGKKRKIPEHLIGKGAEADIKRDSYLDFDVIIKERVKKGYRDERLDENIRKSRTAREARYLALVKDFGIPAPYIFDVDLDNKRIMMSYINGKLAKDVIEDNLDIAYKIGEIVGKLHKNDVIHNDLTTSNFIFDKDLYIIDFGLGKISNLDEDKAVDLIVFKKAVLSTHHEKFDEIWERFLEGYKSVYDRWEIILELMKDVERRARYVE; from the coding sequence ATGATTTGCTTAGGATTAGAAGGAACTGCAGAAAAAACTGGGGTAGGGATTGTTACCTCTGATGGAGAGGTTTTATTTAATAAAACTATCATGTATAAACCCCCAAAACAGGGTATTAATCCAAGAGAGGCTGCTGACCATCATGCTGAAACATTTCCTAAGCTTATAAAAGAGGCTTTTGAAGTAGTTGATAAAAATGAGATTGATTTAATTGCATTCTCCCAAGGGCCGGGATTAGGGCCGAGTTTGAGGGTAACTGCAACCGTAGCAAGAACTTTATCTTTAACATTAAAAAAACCAATAATTGGGGTTAATCATTGCATTGCCCATATAGAGATTGGTAAGCTAACTACAGAGGCAGAAGACCCTCTAACTCTATATGTTAGTGGTGGAAACACCCAAGTTATAGCTTATGTCTCAAAAAAATATAGGGTATTTGGAGAGACGTTAGATATAGCTGTTGGTAACTGCTTAGACCAGTTTGCAAGATATGTGAATTTGCCACATCCCGGGGGGCCTTATATAGAGGAATTGGCAAGGAAAGGGAAAAAGCTTGTTGATTTACCTTACACTGTTAAAGGCATGGATATAGCATTCTCTGGATTGCTAACAGCGGCTATGAGAGCTTATGATGCTGGAGAGAGATTGGAAGATATCTGCTACTCCCTACAAGAATATGCCTTCTCAATGCTAACTGAGATTACAGAAAGGGCTTTAGCTCACACAAATAAAGGAGAGGTCATGCTCGTTGGTGGAGTAGCGGCAAATAACAGATTGAGAGAGATGCTCAAAGCTATGTGTGAGGGTCAGAATGTTGATTTTTACGTCCCTCCTAAGGAGTTTTGTGGAGACAATGGAGCTATGATTGCATGGCTTGGTTTATTGATGCATAAAAATGGAAGATGGATGAGTTTGGATGAAACAAAGATAATTCCAAATTATAGGACTGATATGGTTGAAGTTAATTGGATAAAAGAAATTAAAGGCAAGAAGAGAAAGATTCCAGAACATTTAATTGGTAAGGGGGCAGAGGCAGATATTAAGAGAGATAGCTATTTAGATTTTGATGTAATTATTAAGGAGAGAGTTAAAAAAGGCTATAGGGATGAGAGATTAGATGAAAATATAAGAAAGAGTAGAACTGCAAGAGAGGCAAGGTATTTAGCATTGGTTAAAGATTTTGGTATCCCAGCTCCATACATATTTGATGTTGATTTAGATAACAAGAGAATTATGATGAGTTATATCAACGGAAAGTTAGCTAAGGATGTTATTGAGGATAATTTAGATATTGCATACAAAATTGGAGAAATCGTTGGAAAACTGCATAAAAACGATGTAATTCATAATGACTTAACTACATCCAACTTTATATTTGATAAAGATTTATATATCATTGATTTTGGTTTAGGAAAGATTTCAAATCTTGATGAAGATAAGGCAGTTGATTTAATCGTCTTTAAAAAGGCTGTGTTATCAACTCATCATGAAAAGTTTGATGAAATCTGGGAGAGATTTTTAGAGGGTTATAAAAGTGTTTATGATAGGTGGGAGATTATACTGGAGTTAATGAAGGATGTTGAAAGAAGAGCAAGATATGTAGAGTAA
- a CDS encoding metal-sulfur cluster assembly factor, producing MVTKEDVLNALKTVADPHMGISIVDMGLIRDVEVDDEGNVKFKLIPTNPYCMSVMAMAFQAKEAVKSLEGVKKVEVTVEGHVMEKDINEMLKEKE from the coding sequence ATGGTAACAAAGGAAGATGTTTTAAATGCCCTAAAAACAGTTGCAGACCCGCACATGGGAATAAGCATTGTAGATATGGGATTAATTAGAGATGTGGAGGTTGATGATGAGGGTAATGTAAAATTTAAGCTCATTCCTACAAACCCTTACTGTATGAGTGTTATGGCAATGGCTTTTCAGGCAAAGGAAGCAGTTAAATCATTGGAAGGTGTTAAAAAAGTTGAGGTTACTGTAGAAGGGCATGTAATGGAGAAGGACATTAATGAGATGCTTAAAGAGAAAGAATAA
- a CDS encoding UPF0058 family protein: MHKEQLMKLHQFFVYVVKEIMDDNLENTDNECKKLFKIYEMLDIRPHHIHRLKSEQKAAILLLSACVASYLANNMDNVPKNLAKKLEENAFKHLNSCKKNIIILEENENNGESAEKEE, encoded by the coding sequence ATGCACAAAGAGCAGTTAATGAAACTTCATCAATTTTTTGTTTATGTTGTAAAAGAAATTATGGATGATAATTTAGAAAATACTGACAATGAATGTAAAAAATTATTTAAAATTTATGAGATGTTAGACATTAGGCCCCATCACATTCATCGACTTAAAAGCGAACAAAAAGCAGCGATATTACTGTTATCTGCTTGTGTTGCCAGTTACTTAGCCAATAATATGGATAATGTCCCCAAAAACTTAGCCAAAAAACTTGAAGAAAACGCTTTTAAACATTTAAACAGTTGTAAGAAAAACATTATTATATTAGAAGAAAATGAAAATAACGGTGAAAGTGCTGAAAAGGAAGAATAA
- the guaA gene encoding glutamine-hydrolyzing GMP synthase produces the protein MFDPKKFIDEAVEEIKQQISDRKAIIALSGGVDSSVAAVLTHKAIGDKLTAVFVDTGLMRKGEREEVEKTFRDKLGLNLIVVDAKDRFLNALKGVTDPEEKRKIIGKLFIDVFEEIAEDIKAEVLVQGTIAPDWIETQGKIKSHHNVALPHGMVLEVVEPLRELYKDEVRLLAKELGLPDSIVYRQPFPGPGLAVRVLGEVTEEKLNICREANAIVEEEVKKANLDKDLWQYFAVVLDCKATGVKGDEREYNWIVALRMVKSLDAMTAHVPEIPFDLLKRISKRITSEIPNVARVVFDITDKPPATIEFE, from the coding sequence ATGTTTGACCCAAAAAAATTTATTGATGAGGCAGTAGAAGAAATAAAACAGCAAATTAGTGACAGAAAAGCAATAATTGCCTTAAGTGGAGGGGTAGATAGCTCCGTCGCTGCCGTCTTAACCCACAAAGCAATTGGAGATAAATTAACAGCTGTTTTTGTTGATACTGGATTGATGAGAAAGGGAGAGAGGGAAGAAGTTGAAAAAACTTTTAGAGACAAGTTGGGATTAAACTTAATTGTTGTAGATGCAAAGGATAGATTTTTAAATGCCCTAAAAGGAGTTACAGACCCAGAGGAGAAGAGAAAGATTATTGGAAAGTTATTTATTGATGTCTTTGAGGAGATTGCTGAAGATATAAAGGCAGAGGTTTTAGTGCAAGGGACTATAGCCCCAGATTGGATTGAAACACAAGGGAAGATAAAGAGCCATCATAACGTTGCCCTACCTCACGGAATGGTTTTAGAGGTTGTTGAACCATTGAGAGAGCTTTATAAAGATGAAGTTAGATTGTTGGCAAAAGAATTAGGGCTACCAGATAGCATCGTCTATAGACAACCATTCCCAGGGCCAGGATTAGCTGTTAGAGTTTTAGGGGAGGTTACAGAAGAAAAGCTAAACATCTGCAGAGAGGCAAATGCAATAGTTGAGGAAGAAGTTAAAAAAGCCAACTTAGATAAAGATTTATGGCAATACTTTGCCGTTGTTTTGGACTGTAAAGCAACTGGAGTTAAGGGAGATGAAAGGGAATACAACTGGATTGTCGCCTTAAGAATGGTTAAATCATTGGATGCTATGACAGCACACGTTCCAGAGATTCCTTTTGATTTGTTGAAGAGGATTAGTAAAAGAATTACATCAGAAATTCCAAATGTTGCAAGAGTAGTGTTTGATATAACTGATAAGCCACCAGCTACAATTGAATTTGAATAA